In Pedobacter sp. W3I1, one DNA window encodes the following:
- a CDS encoding MotA/TolQ/ExbB proton channel family protein, translating into MITLLIQDTTQALQDTANAVNQAVTQPQPELHFIDLLFKGGWVMVPLAFLALLALVIFFERYLTIKKATKDESNLMGQIRSYIQSGNLEGAMSLLRNNNSPLSRMLQKGLKRIGRPIKDIEGAIENVGKLEVSKLEKNISILGIVAGIAPMLGFVGTIVGVITIFHQVSIKGAIEIGTISGGLYTKMITSATGLIIGIIAYVLYHILNIMVEKIILKMETDAIDFIDLLEEPGK; encoded by the coding sequence ATGATAACTTTATTAATTCAGGACACCACACAAGCATTACAAGACACAGCAAATGCGGTTAACCAAGCAGTAACACAACCACAGCCAGAACTACATTTTATTGATCTGCTTTTTAAAGGCGGCTGGGTAATGGTTCCATTGGCTTTTTTAGCATTGTTAGCCTTAGTTATTTTCTTTGAACGTTATTTAACCATTAAAAAAGCAACCAAAGACGAATCGAATCTGATGGGTCAGATCAGGTCTTATATCCAGTCGGGGAATTTAGAAGGCGCCATGTCGTTATTAAGAAATAATAACTCTCCGCTTTCGCGCATGTTGCAAAAAGGTTTAAAACGTATTGGTCGCCCGATTAAAGATATTGAGGGTGCGATTGAAAATGTTGGTAAACTGGAGGTTTCTAAATTAGAGAAGAACATCAGCATATTGGGTATTGTTGCAGGTATTGCACCAATGCTTGGTTTCGTAGGTACAATTGTGGGGGTAATTACCATTTTCCACCAGGTATCCATTAAAGGTGCGATTGAAATCGGAACGATCTCTGGTGGTTTATATACCAAAATGATTACTTCTGCAACCGGATTAATTATCGGTATTATTGCTTATGTACTGTATCACATTTTAAATATCATGGTTGAAAAAATCATTCTTAAAATGGAAACTGATGCAATTGATTTTATTGATTTACTAGAAGAACCAGGCAAATAA
- a CDS encoding SusD/RagB family nutrient-binding outer membrane lipoprotein produces MKSIYHSSQHKIKGLSFALLLAVAGLNQGCKKNFESFNTNDNLPTTEQSLALLRSAIGPIQQNIFSNYQIAQNLSSDAFSGYMMAPTPFGGGINNMNYSLNNGWNETGFNDQYTNVMAPISKIAISPLKTTAPESWGISLLVQVIAMDRVTDKFGPIPYTQAGKSLISQAYDDQKTVYTEFFKQIDTAANNLQAFITANPGKKAYYDTGDLVYSGDVAKWLKLANSLRLRLAMRIVKVDPATAKLQAEKAMAAAGGLMTIPSDNAAVAQSGNRNNDLWNVTINYDGDNAMGAALQSYMVGYSDPRLSIYCTPAIDPLFAGQYVGIRSGANTSFNGLGKAGYKTYSSLNSSIPDNSRSPIGQKAPQILMTAAEVWFLKAEAALRGWAGAGDAQSNYETGITTSMQQWNATIGGYLADAVSKPTAYVDPKNPANNAAAVSTITIKWDGAASNEVKLERIITQKWLAIFPDGAEAWADFRRTGYPKLFTVANNNSGGTINTQLQIRRLPYPTAEYGNGNKDEVRKAVTLLGGPDNGGTRLWWDIDKANF; encoded by the coding sequence ATGAAATCGATATATCATTCATCTCAACATAAAATTAAAGGTTTGTCTTTTGCTTTACTTTTAGCCGTTGCCGGCTTAAACCAGGGCTGTAAAAAGAACTTTGAAAGTTTTAACACCAACGATAATTTACCTACAACCGAGCAGAGTTTAGCTTTATTGCGGTCAGCTATCGGCCCTATTCAACAAAATATATTTTCTAACTATCAAATTGCACAGAATTTGAGTTCTGATGCTTTTAGTGGTTACATGATGGCTCCAACACCATTCGGTGGTGGCATAAACAACATGAACTACTCGCTTAATAATGGCTGGAATGAAACCGGTTTTAACGATCAGTACACCAATGTAATGGCACCAATTTCTAAGATTGCCATATCGCCTTTAAAAACAACTGCGCCAGAATCGTGGGGTATCTCACTTTTAGTACAAGTAATTGCAATGGATAGGGTAACAGATAAATTTGGTCCGATTCCTTATACACAAGCAGGTAAATCTTTGATTTCGCAAGCTTACGATGACCAAAAAACGGTTTACACCGAATTTTTTAAACAGATTGATACAGCAGCGAATAACCTTCAGGCTTTTATCACGGCAAATCCCGGTAAAAAAGCTTATTACGATACCGGTGATCTGGTTTATAGTGGAGACGTTGCAAAATGGCTTAAATTAGCCAATTCGCTAAGGTTACGTTTAGCCATGCGTATTGTTAAAGTTGATCCGGCTACGGCAAAGTTACAGGCAGAAAAAGCAATGGCAGCTGCAGGTGGGTTAATGACTATACCAAGTGATAATGCGGCTGTTGCACAGTCAGGTAACCGAAACAATGACCTTTGGAATGTAACAATAAATTACGACGGTGATAATGCTATGGGCGCAGCGCTACAATCGTACATGGTTGGTTACTCAGATCCACGTTTATCGATATATTGTACACCAGCTATTGATCCTTTGTTTGCAGGACAGTATGTAGGAATCAGATCGGGAGCCAATACTTCTTTTAATGGTTTGGGCAAAGCTGGTTACAAAACCTATTCGAGTTTAAATTCGTCTATACCTGACAATTCAAGGTCACCTATCGGACAAAAAGCACCACAGATATTGATGACGGCTGCTGAGGTTTGGTTTTTAAAAGCTGAAGCCGCTTTACGTGGCTGGGCAGGTGCAGGTGATGCGCAAAGCAATTATGAAACAGGTATAACTACATCAATGCAACAGTGGAACGCAACTATTGGCGGCTATCTGGCCGATGCGGTAAGCAAACCAACGGCCTATGTAGATCCGAAAAACCCGGCTAATAATGCGGCTGCAGTAAGTACGATTACCATTAAATGGGATGGAGCTGCTTCTAACGAAGTAAAATTAGAGCGCATTATTACCCAGAAATGGTTAGCTATCTTTCCTGACGGAGCAGAGGCCTGGGCTGATTTCCGCAGAACAGGTTATCCAAAACTGTTTACAGTAGCCAATAACAATAGTGGTGGTACAATCAATACCCAATTACAGATTCGCAGATTGCCATATCCAACAGCAGAATACGGCAACGGAAATAAAGACGAGGTACGTAAAGCAGTAACATTACTTGGCGGACCAGACAATGGCGGCACCAGGTTATGGTGGGATATAGATAAAGCAAATTTTTAA
- a CDS encoding LamG-like jellyroll fold domain-containing protein, with protein MRKLTVFGVLLLTAFALLYACKKANSEKEDNQLNTKGTARAATNASALALTAPFMTAYVEVNSNNFVNPGCYTYGTSASQLFGVSVIFAANINSVNGTPTLYFNPQVQETLNSGKVAYLKSLGIKVVLDVLGNHQDAGWGCFTTYAQADAFAIQCANAVQQYGLDGIDIDDEYSACTANDGSLVLAAAALRARMGTDKLITMAAFNQANYFNSTYNNQKLGDILDYVFEQTYFSTNYAGRLQPYINAGVPKSKLGLGTDLGNSDQAAVATYVKNNGLASAMVYNVANNSQTKLSAMSNVLYGSATAVKPNCIDGNGSTPPPAGNRSLVFDGTNEYLNSNTFNLAGTSLTYEAWVKPTAFKATAPNISTIMGIEVSDANVALLRLGDASLANNKVQFVLNTGGATPKKLNSATALNTNTWYHIAATYDGSTMKIYINGTLDASMNATGTIAANGTFQISRSWDANRGFNGQFDEMRVWKSALAQSTISANKCSVSATSTSLEAYWKFDEGTGTTIADATGHGHIASLLNMESTDWSTTVPCL; from the coding sequence ATGAGAAAACTAACCGTTTTCGGCGTATTGCTGTTAACAGCTTTCGCCTTGTTGTATGCTTGTAAAAAAGCCAATTCTGAAAAAGAAGACAACCAATTAAACACCAAAGGTACAGCCAGAGCGGCTACCAATGCTTCTGCCCTGGCATTAACTGCCCCATTCATGACCGCCTATGTAGAGGTAAACAGTAACAATTTTGTAAATCCGGGCTGTTATACATACGGCACTTCAGCAAGTCAGTTATTTGGTGTATCTGTTATTTTTGCCGCTAATATCAATTCAGTAAATGGCACACCAACCCTGTACTTCAATCCGCAGGTACAAGAAACTTTAAACTCTGGCAAAGTAGCTTACCTTAAATCGTTAGGCATAAAAGTAGTGCTCGATGTACTTGGAAACCATCAGGATGCAGGCTGGGGCTGTTTTACCACCTATGCCCAGGCCGATGCCTTTGCCATTCAATGTGCCAATGCCGTACAGCAATATGGCTTGGATGGAATTGATATTGATGATGAATATTCTGCCTGTACCGCAAATGATGGTTCATTGGTTCTGGCAGCTGCAGCACTTAGGGCACGTATGGGGACCGACAAACTGATTACCATGGCCGCATTTAATCAAGCCAATTATTTTAATTCTACCTATAATAACCAAAAATTGGGTGATATTTTAGATTATGTATTTGAGCAAACTTATTTCTCTACAAATTATGCTGGTCGCTTACAGCCTTACATTAATGCTGGCGTACCCAAAAGTAAATTGGGATTAGGAACAGATTTAGGTAACAGCGATCAGGCAGCAGTAGCCACTTATGTAAAAAATAATGGCCTCGCCAGTGCAATGGTTTATAATGTGGCCAACAACTCACAAACTAAATTATCAGCCATGTCTAATGTACTTTATGGATCGGCAACTGCAGTAAAACCAAACTGTATCGATGGCAATGGTAGTACACCACCACCAGCCGGAAACCGTTCGTTGGTTTTCGACGGCACAAATGAATACTTAAATTCTAATACATTCAATCTTGCTGGTACCAGCTTAACTTACGAAGCCTGGGTTAAACCAACCGCTTTTAAAGCTACTGCGCCAAATATCTCGACCATCATGGGTATTGAAGTAAGCGATGCCAATGTGGCTTTGCTTCGTTTAGGTGATGCTTCTTTAGCCAACAATAAAGTACAGTTTGTGTTGAACACAGGTGGTGCAACACCTAAAAAACTAAACTCAGCTACAGCACTAAACACCAATACCTGGTATCATATTGCAGCAACCTACGATGGCTCGACTATGAAAATCTACATTAATGGCACTTTAGATGCCAGCATGAACGCAACGGGTACCATTGCTGCCAATGGTACATTCCAGATTTCGAGAAGCTGGGATGCTAACAGAGGTTTTAACGGTCAGTTTGATGAGATGAGAGTTTGGAAATCAGCACTGGCACAGTCGACAATTTCTGCAAATAAATGTAGTGTAAGTGCAACCAGTACCAGCTTGGAGGCCTACTGGAAATTTGACGAGGGTACCGGAACCACCATTGCTGATGCAACCGGGCATGGCCACATTGCAAGCTTGCTTAACATGGAGAGTACCGATTGGTCTACTACAGTTCCTTGTTTATAG
- a CDS encoding SPOR domain-containing protein, with protein sequence MDILSYLLELLQQRKEVGITGLGTFYKKKYPGRYDKEKQTFLPPGYTLQFSADVTEEEALANFISAKTNVTNEDARNYIAEFVEEVNQKLELDHEAELQNTGRLFFTEQGLGFEPVKNINYGSEFYGLPSLAETVIEETKTDSPKEEEEVYDEIAEAPVASSPFENKSYQAPVIENVELDEVKDDLKNTLKHTENTSEEITEAPEFIKEQHEEHPNRFGHTPESEVKNIAADPIIETPESTETQDEKVENTVEEVEIPESVITQHEEHPNRFGHTPESEVENIATGPIIETPESTETQDEKVANTVEEVEVPESVITQHEEHPNRFGHTPESEVENIATGPIIETPESDDAQDEVKTTENTSAPEETNAAEVPETVIPQNEPSSRFSLRSENEEPKTYINLEDEAKKEEPVIEAPAFIKEQHAEHPNRFGHDPIEHGEETRQGMSTWLMITIAVLALVIIAAITYLVKPELFTGDTTTPIKRAQVIVDSPKVVVDTLKAKQDSVAKTDSILKANQVQKKTDTLKKVEAKSVVKPTVASKENKIVPNTGPSTFYVIAASFQSEKKALVFIKQMGKIGLNAEIAKVPGRLKKVSIASFTTEKEAKEQKDILQKKLKGKGYFVQQKSNNTQP encoded by the coding sequence ATGGATATCTTATCATACCTGTTAGAACTCTTGCAGCAACGCAAAGAAGTTGGTATTACCGGCTTGGGCACCTTTTATAAAAAGAAATACCCGGGAAGATACGATAAGGAAAAACAAACGTTTTTGCCTCCCGGATATACATTGCAGTTTTCGGCCGACGTAACTGAAGAAGAAGCTTTAGCCAATTTCATTTCAGCTAAAACGAACGTCACAAACGAAGATGCCCGTAATTACATCGCCGAGTTTGTTGAAGAAGTAAATCAAAAACTAGAATTAGACCATGAGGCCGAACTTCAAAATACTGGTCGCTTATTTTTTACCGAACAAGGATTAGGTTTCGAACCGGTTAAAAACATAAACTATGGTTCTGAATTTTACGGACTTCCATCATTGGCAGAAACCGTTATTGAAGAAACAAAAACTGATTCACCCAAGGAAGAGGAAGAAGTTTACGACGAAATTGCTGAAGCGCCAGTTGCATCATCACCATTTGAGAATAAATCATACCAGGCTCCTGTAATCGAAAATGTAGAACTGGATGAGGTTAAGGATGATCTTAAAAATACTTTAAAGCATACTGAAAACACTTCAGAAGAAATTACCGAAGCGCCTGAGTTTATCAAAGAACAGCACGAGGAACATCCAAACCGTTTTGGTCATACGCCTGAATCGGAGGTAAAAAATATTGCTGCTGACCCTATTATTGAAACGCCAGAATCTACTGAAACACAAGATGAAAAAGTAGAAAATACTGTTGAAGAAGTAGAAATACCAGAGTCGGTTATCACACAGCATGAAGAACATCCAAACCGTTTTGGCCATACGCCAGAATCGGAGGTAGAAAACATTGCTACTGGCCCTATTATTGAAACTCCAGAATCTACTGAAACACAGGATGAAAAAGTAGCAAATACTGTTGAAGAAGTAGAAGTACCAGAATCGGTTATCACACAGCATGAAGAACATCCAAACCGTTTTGGCCATACTCCAGAATCGGAGGTAGAAAATATTGCTACTGGCCCTATTATTGAAACGCCGGAGTCTGATGATGCACAAGATGAAGTAAAGACTACAGAAAATACCTCAGCACCTGAAGAAACCAATGCTGCAGAAGTACCGGAAACCGTTATCCCGCAAAACGAACCTTCGAGCCGTTTCTCGCTGAGGTCAGAAAATGAGGAGCCAAAAACATACATCAATTTAGAAGACGAAGCTAAAAAAGAAGAACCTGTAATTGAGGCTCCGGCATTTATAAAAGAACAACATGCTGAGCATCCAAACCGTTTTGGCCATGATCCGATTGAACATGGAGAAGAAACACGGCAGGGTATGTCTACCTGGTTGATGATTACAATTGCAGTTTTAGCGTTGGTCATTATTGCAGCGATAACGTATTTGGTTAAGCCCGAATTATTTACAGGCGATACAACAACACCTATAAAACGGGCACAAGTAATTGTCGATTCGCCAAAGGTTGTAGTTGATACCCTAAAAGCAAAACAGGATTCAGTAGCCAAAACAGATAGCATTTTAAAGGCTAATCAGGTTCAGAAAAAAACAGATACACTTAAAAAAGTGGAGGCTAAATCTGTAGTTAAGCCTACTGTAGCATCAAAAGAAAATAAAATAGTACCAAACACTGGTCCTTCTACGTTTTACGTTATTGCAGCATCTTTTCAATCAGAGAAAAAAGCACTTGTATTTATTAAGCAAATGGGAAAAATCGGTTTAAATGCCGAAATCGCAAAAGTACCTGGCCGTTTAAAAAAGGTAAGTATAGCGAGTTTTACAACTGAAAAAGAAGCTAAAGAACAAAAAGATATTTTACAGAAAAAACTAAAAGGAAAAGGATATTTCGTACAACAAAAATCTAACAACACACAACCATAA